The Pseudomonadota bacterium genome includes a region encoding these proteins:
- the gspF gene encoding type II secretion system inner membrane protein GspF translates to MQAYEYQALTDTGSTTRGVVQADSARAARAQLRERGLMPLAVGAVEGEQRQAFAAAGSGRERALLLRQMSALLKAGLPLEEVLSVLVEQSDRARSRRQIGAIRARVMEGQSLSAAMSEHPRLFPTLYTASVAAGERAGRLDVVLARLADYAEQREVMRRGLTVALVYPMLLTGVAVAVVWGLIGYVVPRVVGVFEQAGQDLPLLTRSLLALSDFIASYGVWVLLSLAALTAVAMAVLARTGPRRRFDRLVLRLPLLARLMRARATATLTRTLAILTASAVPLVEALRVAAEVLGNHQARADIQRVADQVREGQSLSGALTTVDWLPPMARRLIHGGERAGELSPMLDQAAVLQERDLESATEVLLAVLQPLLILVVGLIVLYIVLAIMLPIMSISQFVG, encoded by the coding sequence ATGCAAGCGTACGAATACCAGGCATTGACTGACACCGGTTCGACCACACGTGGTGTGGTCCAGGCCGATAGCGCGCGTGCCGCGCGTGCCCAGCTAAGGGAGCGCGGCCTGATGCCGCTGGCTGTTGGTGCCGTCGAAGGCGAGCAGCGGCAGGCCTTTGCCGCTGCCGGATCCGGTCGCGAACGGGCGCTGCTGCTTCGCCAGATGTCGGCGCTGCTCAAGGCCGGCCTGCCGCTGGAAGAGGTGCTATCGGTGCTGGTCGAACAGTCCGACCGGGCACGCTCGCGTCGGCAGATCGGCGCCATTCGGGCGCGGGTTATGGAGGGTCAAAGCCTGTCGGCGGCGATGAGCGAGCATCCACGTCTGTTTCCGACGCTCTACACCGCATCGGTCGCCGCTGGTGAACGTGCCGGGCGACTGGACGTCGTGCTGGCGAGGCTGGCGGACTATGCCGAGCAGCGTGAAGTCATGCGCCGCGGTCTGACAGTCGCCCTGGTCTACCCGATGCTCCTGACCGGGGTTGCCGTCGCCGTGGTGTGGGGCCTGATTGGCTATGTGGTGCCGCGGGTGGTCGGGGTGTTCGAGCAGGCCGGGCAGGATCTGCCGCTGCTGACGCGAAGTCTGCTGGCCTTGTCGGATTTCATTGCGTCCTACGGCGTCTGGGTATTGCTGTCGCTGGCGGCGTTGACCGCCGTTGCGATGGCGGTGTTGGCGCGAACCGGGCCAAGACGGCGTTTTGACCGCTTGGTGCTGCGTCTGCCGTTGCTTGCCCGGCTCATGCGCGCGCGCGCGACGGCCACGCTGACCCGCACGCTGGCGATACTGACCGCCAGCGCCGTGCCGCTGGTCGAGGCGCTGCGGGTGGCCGCCGAGGTGCTGGGCAATCACCAGGCGCGCGCCGATATCCAGCGGGTGGCCGACCAGGTTCGTGAAGGGCAGTCGCTGTCGGGTGCGCTGACGACCGTGGACTGGCTGCCGCCCATGGCGCGTCGGCTGATTCACGGTGGGGAGCGTGCCGGTGAGCTGTCGCCGATGCTCGATCAGGCGGCCGTGTTGCAGGAACGCGATCTGGAGTCGGCCACCGAAGTCCTGCTGGCGGTGCTGCAGCCTCTGCTGATCCTGGTCGTCGGCCTGATCGTGCTGTATATCGTTCTGGCGATCATGCTGCCGATCATGAGCATCAGCCAGTTTGTCGGGTGA
- the tuf gene encoding elongation factor Tu, which yields MSKAKFERTKPHVNVGTIGHVDHGKTTLTAALTKVCAEARGGEFRAYDQIDNAPEERERGITIASAHVEYESDNRHYAHVDCPGHADYVKNMITGAAQMDGAILVVSAADGPMPQTREHILLARQVGVPCILVYLNKADMVDDAELLELVEMEVRELLSDYDFPGDDTPIVTGSALKALEGDESDIGVPSILKLVDALDEYVPEPERDLDKEFLMPIEDVFSISGRGTVVTGRIERGIVKVGDEIEIVGIRDTSKTTCTGVEMFRKLLDQGQAGDNVGVLLRGTKRDEVERGQVLAKPGSITPHTKFEAEVYVLSKDEGGRHTPFFKGYRPQFYFRTTDVTGSVELPEGVEMVMPGDNIQMTVELIAPIAMEEGLRFAIREGGRTVGAGVVAKIIE from the coding sequence ATGTCCAAGGCAAAGTTTGAACGCACCAAGCCGCACGTGAACGTTGGCACGATTGGTCATGTGGACCACGGCAAGACGACGCTGACGGCGGCGTTGACGAAGGTGTGCGCGGAAGCGCGCGGCGGCGAGTTTCGCGCCTACGACCAGATTGACAACGCGCCCGAAGAGCGCGAGCGCGGGATCACGATTGCCTCGGCGCACGTCGAATACGAGTCGGACAACCGTCACTATGCCCACGTGGATTGTCCGGGTCACGCTGACTACGTGAAGAACATGATCACGGGCGCGGCGCAGATGGACGGTGCGATTCTGGTGGTGAGTGCGGCTGACGGTCCGATGCCGCAGACGCGCGAGCACATTTTGCTGGCCCGCCAGGTGGGTGTGCCGTGCATTCTGGTGTATTTGAACAAGGCTGACATGGTTGACGACGCCGAGCTGCTCGAGCTGGTGGAGATGGAAGTTCGCGAGCTGCTCAGCGACTATGATTTTCCGGGCGATGACACCCCGATCGTGACCGGCTCGGCGCTCAAGGCGCTGGAAGGCGACGAGTCGGACATTGGTGTGCCGTCGATTCTGAAGCTGGTTGATGCGCTTGACGAGTATGTACCCGAGCCTGAGCGTGATCTGGACAAGGAATTTCTGATGCCGATCGAGGACGTTTTCTCGATTTCGGGTCGTGGCACGGTGGTGACGGGTCGAATCGAGCGCGGCATTGTCAAGGTAGGCGACGAGATCGAGATTGTGGGCATCCGGGACACGTCGAAGACGACGTGCACGGGTGTTGAGATGTTTCGCAAGCTGCTTGACCAGGGTCAGGCGGGCGACAACGTGGGTGTTTTGCTCAGGGGCACGAAGCGCGACGAGGTTGAGCGAGGTCAGGTTCTGGCCAAGCCGGGCTCGATCACGCCGCACACCAAGTTCGAGGCGGAAGTTTACGTGCTGAGCAAGGACGAAGGCGGCCGTCACACGCCGTTTTTCAAGGGTTACCGCCCGCAGTTTTATTTCCGGACGACGGACGTGACCGGTTCGGTGGAGCTGCCCGAAGGCGTGGAGATGGTGATGCCGGGTGACAACATCCAGATGACGGTCGAGCTGATTGCGCCGATTGCCATGGAGGAAGGTCTGCGCTTTGCGATTCGCGAAGGCGGCCGGACCGTGGGTGCCGGCGTCGTGGCGAAGATTATCGAATAA
- the nusG gene encoding transcription termination/antitermination protein NusG, whose amino-acid sequence MAKQWYVVHAYSGFEKTVKRSLEERIRRAGMEDQFGEILVPTEEVVEMKKGVKRKSERKFFPGYVLVEMEMNDDTWHLVKDVPKVMGFIGGRQDRPAPISQAEADAILQRVQEGVDKPRPKVLFEPGEMVRVTEGPFNDFSGVVEEINYEKSRLRVAVSIFGRSTPVELDFQQVEKL is encoded by the coding sequence ATGGCGAAGCAGTGGTATGTCGTCCACGCGTATTCGGGTTTCGAGAAGACGGTCAAGCGATCGCTCGAGGAGCGCATCAGGCGCGCTGGCATGGAAGACCAGTTTGGCGAGATTCTCGTCCCCACCGAGGAAGTGGTGGAGATGAAAAAGGGCGTCAAGCGCAAGAGCGAGCGCAAGTTCTTTCCGGGCTACGTGCTGGTGGAGATGGAAATGAATGACGACACCTGGCACCTGGTCAAGGATGTGCCGAAGGTGATGGGTTTTATCGGCGGGCGTCAGGATCGCCCGGCGCCGATCAGTCAGGCGGAGGCGGACGCCATTTTGCAGCGGGTCCAGGAAGGCGTTGACAAGCCGCGTCCGAAGGTGCTGTTCGAGCCCGGCGAGATGGTCCGGGTCACGGAAGGACCGTTCAATGATTTCAGCGGTGTGGTCGAAGAGATCAATTACGAAAAGAGCCGGCTGCGAGTGGCAGTATCGATTTTCGGTCGCTCGACGCCGGTCGAGCTGGACTTCCAGCAGGTCGAGAAGCTGTAA
- the secE gene encoding preprotein translocase subunit SecE has product MAAEKTSPRDHLLWAVSLLVLAGGIYGFYYFSGEVMTLVRVIGLLAAVGIAAAVFGQSTRGRDFYSFLRESDVERRKVVWPTRDETLQTTLIVLVITFIVALLLFLMDSLFGWIVRRLIGAAGGS; this is encoded by the coding sequence ATGGCTGCCGAAAAGACGTCTCCACGCGACCACTTGTTGTGGGCCGTATCACTGCTGGTCCTGGCCGGCGGTATCTACGGTTTTTACTATTTCTCCGGCGAAGTCATGACGCTGGTGCGCGTGATTGGATTGCTGGCTGCGGTTGGCATTGCGGCCGCCGTATTCGGGCAGAGTACCCGGGGTCGGGATTTTTATTCCTTTTTGCGCGAGTCGGACGTGGAGCGGCGCAAGGTCGTCTGGCCCACGCGCGACGAAACGCTGCAGACCACGCTGATTGTCCTGGTGATTACGTTTATCGTGGCGCTGCTGCTGTTTCTGATGGATTCGCTGTTTGGCTGGATCGTTCGTCGCCTGATTGGCGCGGCCGGGGGCAGTTGA
- the gspD gene encoding type II secretion system secretin GspD has product MPTLLFLLTLPLAAEDGHVLNFKDADIRAMIAAVADMTGRSIIIDPQVSGRVTVMSSQALSSDEVWDVFQSVLRVHGYTAVSDDHTVRIVPDVAARQDGRVPVDDMHAAGDDPVTRIITLEHVDAGEVSQLLRQLLPQSAYLVHHAGSNSLIVSDRAVNIRRIERIIERLDAAADQDIEVIRLSHADAAQVAQMVKRIYPGANEAEPIVADERTNTVILAGEPGRRLRLRTLISHLDTPLESEGSTQVIYLRYATADTLVPVIEGVLDLDESDTGGARVQAHADTNALVVTAPPSLFRSIESVVRQLDIRRAQVLVEAIIAEVAMDTSRELGIQWQFFEDDERGFFGGTNFQSGGRNILNLSALGADEEGSLFLPGGGLNLGYVGGRTSLLGVEMLEIGGLARALANDSNSNVLSTPSIVTLDNHEASINVGQEVPFLSGSFSTQGIATGEGQVNPFQTINREEIGIKLNVTPHINEGDMIILNIGQEVSTLAPSAGAVDLITNKRTISTRVMVPDGAILVLGGLISDDVQEGREEVPGLGRIPLIGELFRYRTSSNVKRNLMVFIRPQILRDEALMESVSRSKYSRIRNLQLEQRNRTRGMTPAEDMPLLPELEAFLQSPPDEQ; this is encoded by the coding sequence TTGCCAACACTGCTTTTCCTGCTGACCCTGCCGCTTGCAGCCGAGGATGGTCACGTCCTCAATTTCAAGGATGCCGATATTCGCGCCATGATCGCGGCTGTTGCCGATATGACCGGGCGCAGCATCATCATCGATCCACAGGTGTCGGGGCGCGTTACCGTCATGTCATCGCAGGCCCTGTCGAGCGATGAGGTCTGGGACGTTTTCCAGTCGGTGCTGCGCGTACATGGCTACACCGCGGTCAGCGACGACCACACGGTACGGATCGTGCCCGATGTCGCCGCTCGCCAGGACGGACGGGTTCCGGTCGATGACATGCACGCAGCCGGGGACGATCCGGTCACGCGCATCATCACGCTCGAGCACGTCGACGCCGGCGAGGTTTCCCAGCTGCTGCGCCAGCTGTTGCCGCAATCGGCCTATCTGGTCCACCACGCCGGCTCGAACAGTCTGATCGTCAGCGACCGGGCCGTCAACATCCGCCGCATCGAACGGATCATCGAGCGGCTCGATGCCGCGGCCGACCAGGACATCGAGGTCATCAGGCTGTCTCACGCCGACGCCGCCCAGGTGGCGCAGATGGTCAAGCGTATCTACCCGGGCGCCAACGAGGCCGAGCCGATCGTCGCCGACGAGCGGACCAACACGGTCATTCTGGCCGGTGAGCCTGGCCGACGTTTGCGGCTGCGGACCCTGATCAGTCACCTGGATACGCCGCTGGAATCCGAGGGCAGCACGCAGGTGATCTACTTGCGCTACGCCACGGCCGACACGCTGGTACCGGTGATCGAGGGCGTTCTGGATCTCGACGAGTCCGACACCGGCGGCGCCCGGGTTCAGGCCCATGCCGACACCAACGCGCTGGTGGTTACTGCGCCGCCTTCACTGTTTCGCAGCATCGAGTCGGTGGTTCGTCAACTCGACATTCGTCGGGCCCAGGTGCTGGTCGAGGCGATCATTGCCGAAGTCGCAATGGATACCAGCCGTGAGTTGGGCATCCAGTGGCAGTTCTTCGAAGACGACGAGCGCGGCTTCTTCGGCGGCACCAATTTCCAGAGTGGCGGGCGAAACATCCTGAATCTCAGTGCGCTGGGTGCCGACGAGGAGGGCAGTCTGTTCCTGCCGGGCGGTGGCCTGAATCTGGGTTACGTCGGCGGCCGGACCAGCCTGCTCGGCGTGGAAATGCTCGAAATCGGCGGCCTGGCGCGGGCGCTGGCCAATGACAGCAACAGCAATGTTTTGTCGACACCGTCCATTGTCACTCTCGACAACCATGAGGCGAGCATCAACGTGGGTCAGGAGGTTCCGTTCCTGTCGGGCAGCTTTTCGACCCAGGGCATTGCCACCGGAGAAGGTCAGGTCAACCCGTTCCAGACCATCAACCGCGAAGAGATTGGCATCAAGCTCAACGTCACGCCGCATATCAACGAAGGCGACATGATTATTCTCAATATCGGCCAGGAGGTCTCGACTCTGGCCCCATCGGCCGGGGCGGTCGATCTGATCACCAACAAGCGCACGATCTCGACCCGGGTGATGGTGCCCGATGGCGCCATCCTGGTGCTCGGAGGATTGATCAGCGACGATGTGCAGGAAGGGCGCGAGGAAGTGCCCGGGCTGGGACGTATTCCCCTTATTGGTGAATTGTTCCGATACCGGACCAGCAGCAACGTCAAGCGCAACCTGATGGTGTTCATTCGGCCGCAGATCCTGCGTGATGAAGCGCTGATGGAGTCGGTCTCGCGCTCGAAGTACAGTCGCATTCGCAATCTGCAGCTTGAACAGCGCAACCGGACGCGAGGCATGACGCCGGCCGAGGACATGCCGCTCCTGCCCGAGCTGGAAGCGTTTCTGCAGTCACCACCCGATGAGCAGTGA
- a CDS encoding ABC transporter permease has translation MRHRRGDRLPGALGAGGLRAWARRHAYSLLSSLGTLIRQPLASIMTIVVLAITLSLPSGLFVALDNLARMTADWERLDTLSVFLASELDDDQALRMASRWSAQPDIVAVDPVSPAQGLAEMAGQLDLPDLTSLVSDNPLPWVLEVTPAPAADVPTLMARLEADPQVDQVIVDLRWLERLDAMVALLEEVVALLALLFAVAVAFIVGNTIRLDIQHKREEIEVMTLVGATGSFVRRPFLYSGLWYGLAGGVLAWLIIRVGLLALAEPVDLLSGAYASGFALQPPSMAVSAMLIGGSGALGVAGSWLAVGRHLRRIHSGR, from the coding sequence ATGAGGCACAGGCGCGGTGATCGGCTGCCCGGCGCGCTTGGCGCAGGCGGCCTGCGCGCCTGGGCGCGGCGGCATGCCTACAGTCTGTTGTCGTCGCTCGGCACGCTGATTCGCCAGCCGCTGGCTTCGATCATGACGATTGTGGTGCTGGCCATCACCTTGAGCCTGCCGTCCGGCCTGTTCGTGGCGCTTGACAACCTGGCGCGTATGACGGCGGACTGGGAGCGGCTCGACACGCTGTCGGTGTTTCTGGCGTCGGAGCTCGATGATGACCAGGCGCTTCGCATGGCGTCGCGCTGGAGCGCGCAGCCGGATATCGTGGCCGTCGATCCGGTCAGCCCGGCCCAGGGACTGGCCGAAATGGCCGGGCAGCTTGATTTGCCTGACCTGACCAGTCTGGTGTCGGACAATCCGCTGCCCTGGGTACTCGAGGTCACGCCCGCGCCTGCCGCCGACGTGCCCACCCTGATGGCCCGTTTGGAGGCCGACCCCCAGGTCGATCAGGTGATTGTCGATCTGCGCTGGCTGGAGCGCCTTGATGCGATGGTCGCGCTGCTCGAGGAGGTGGTTGCCTTGCTGGCGCTGCTGTTTGCCGTGGCCGTGGCCTTCATCGTCGGCAACACCATCCGACTCGATATCCAGCACAAACGCGAGGAGATCGAGGTCATGACGCTGGTCGGGGCGACGGGCAGCTTTGTCCGTCGTCCCTTCCTGTACTCCGGGCTCTGGTACGGGCTGGCCGGGGGGGTGCTGGCCTGGCTGATCATCAGAGTCGGGCTGCTCGCTCTGGCCGAGCCGGTTGATCTGCTCAGCGGTGCCTACGCCTCCGGTTTTGCGCTGCAACCGCCATCGATGGCCGTCAGCGCGATGCTGATTGGCGGCAGCGGTGCGCTCGGGGTTGCCGGGTCCTGGCTGGCCGTGGGCCGTCACCTGCGCCGGATCCATTCCGGGCGCTGA
- the trxA gene encoding thioredoxin TrxA, with protein MSNNIIHVTDSDFDEQVLKADQPVLVDYWAEWCGPCKMIEPLLHELADEYGDRLRIAKLNIDENQQVTSRYKIRGIPTLMIFDNGEHQATKVGALTKSALKAFVDDTI; from the coding sequence GTGAGCAACAACATCATCCACGTGACCGACAGCGATTTCGATGAGCAGGTTCTCAAGGCCGACCAGCCGGTGCTGGTCGACTACTGGGCCGAATGGTGTGGCCCGTGCAAGATGATCGAGCCACTGCTGCACGAACTGGCTGACGAATACGGCGACCGCCTGCGTATCGCCAAGCTCAATATCGATGAAAACCAGCAGGTCACCAGCCGCTACAAGATCCGTGGTATCCCCACGCTGATGATCTTCGACAATGGCGAGCACCAGGCAACCAAGGTCGGCGCACTGACCAAGTCTGCCCTCAAGGCCTTCGTCGACGATACCATCTGA
- the gspE gene encoding type II secretion system ATPase GspE — protein MSSDFRPGYGFARKRGVTVVGPDADGQLRLAAREPVDIAAVQEVRRRMAGPVRLERLNAADFDQLVVRLYESGDEAARQVADDLGDDLDLARLAEDLPEPADLLESEDDAPIIRLINGVLTQAIREGASDIHLEPFEERLSIRFRVDGVLREVMSPARGLAGLITSRIKVMARLDIAEKRLPQDGRIGLRIAGRPVDVRVSTLPSSHGERVVLRLLDKQAGRLDLAELGMDPATTERMAGLIARPHGILLVTGPTGSGKSTTLYAALMRLNDRSRNIMTVEDPIEYDLDGIGQTQVNPRVDLTFARGLRAILRQDPDVVMVGEIRDLETARIAVQASLTGHLVLSTLHTNSAVGAITRLVDMGIEPFLLSSSLIGVLAQRLVRVLDAELSEPYEISAAELSRLGLPAGQPATLYRPRAGLGEGQSGYRGRTGIYELVPVSERLRTLIHDGAAEQSLESLARELSPSILEDGWRKALAGTTSLEEVLRVTRAA, from the coding sequence ATGAGCAGTGATTTTCGACCCGGCTATGGTTTTGCGCGCAAGCGCGGTGTAACCGTCGTCGGCCCTGACGCCGACGGACAGTTGCGCCTGGCTGCGCGCGAACCGGTTGATATCGCCGCGGTTCAGGAAGTGCGCAGGCGAATGGCCGGTCCGGTTCGGCTGGAGCGCTTGAACGCAGCCGATTTCGATCAGCTGGTGGTGCGCCTCTACGAGTCCGGAGACGAAGCTGCGCGGCAGGTTGCCGATGATCTGGGCGACGACCTCGACCTGGCGCGGCTGGCCGAGGACCTGCCCGAACCGGCCGATTTGCTGGAAAGTGAGGACGATGCCCCGATCATCCGCTTGATCAACGGGGTGCTGACTCAGGCCATTCGCGAGGGGGCGTCCGATATCCATCTGGAGCCGTTCGAGGAACGGCTATCCATCCGCTTCCGGGTGGACGGTGTATTGCGCGAAGTGATGTCGCCAGCGCGCGGGCTGGCCGGACTGATCACCTCCCGGATCAAGGTCATGGCGCGGCTCGATATTGCCGAGAAACGGCTGCCGCAGGATGGCCGGATCGGCCTGCGCATTGCCGGCCGTCCGGTGGATGTGCGTGTCTCGACCCTGCCGTCAAGTCACGGCGAGCGCGTCGTGCTCAGGCTGCTCGACAAGCAGGCCGGGAGGCTGGATCTGGCCGAACTGGGCATGGATCCGGCCACGACCGAGCGCATGGCCGGGCTGATCGCGCGCCCGCACGGTATTTTGCTGGTGACCGGGCCGACCGGTTCGGGCAAGTCGACCACCCTGTACGCCGCGCTGATGCGCCTCAACGACCGCAGCCGCAACATCATGACCGTCGAGGATCCGATCGAGTACGACCTCGACGGCATCGGTCAGACCCAGGTCAATCCAAGAGTCGATCTGACCTTCGCGCGCGGCCTGCGCGCGATCCTCAGGCAGGATCCCGACGTGGTCATGGTCGGGGAGATCCGCGATCTGGAGACGGCCCGTATTGCGGTCCAGGCCAGTCTGACCGGACACCTGGTCTTGTCGACTCTTCATACCAACAGCGCGGTTGGCGCGATCACACGTCTGGTCGACATGGGCATCGAGCCGTTCCTGCTGTCGTCGAGCCTGATCGGGGTATTGGCGCAGCGACTGGTGCGCGTGCTTGACGCCGAACTCAGTGAGCCCTACGAGATTTCTGCCGCAGAACTGAGCCGCCTGGGCTTGCCCGCCGGCCAACCGGCCACGCTGTATCGTCCGCGCGCCGGGCTTGGGGAGGGGCAGTCGGGTTATCGCGGCCGGACCGGTATCTACGAACTGGTGCCGGTCAGCGAGCGCCTGCGAACGCTGATTCACGACGGCGCCGCGGAGCAGTCCCTGGAGTCGCTGGCCCGGGAACTCTCGCCATCCATTCTCGAGGATGGATGGCGCAAGGCGCTGGCCGGCACGACCAGTCTCGAGGAGGTGTTGCGTGTAACGAGAGCTGCGTAG
- a CDS encoding DEAD/DEAH box helicase, with protein MHQLSDSSDTQRVLTDTRFDTFQLDDRIQRGLAEAGFEFCTPIQDRTLPLALVGRDVAGQARTGTGKTAAFLLTIFHKLLSSDSPEQRGPNPRAIVVAPTRELAIQIHRDAEQLGRFTGLRSILTYGGVDYGKQRDQIAAGVDLLIGTPGRLIDYLRQGVYSLRHIEVAVLDEADRMFDLGFIKDIRFLFRKMPPVERRQTLMFSATFPLKVTELAYEHMNDAETIRFEEEQVTSDRVRQVVYYPANREKLPLLVQLLRAWEDGHVMVFVNTRHETERVARTLEANGINAAMLSGNVPQRKRQSLLKRFHGGDIDVLVATDVAARGLHIPDVSHVINYDLPQDAADYVHRIGRTARLGATGDAVSFACEDSAFYLPEIEEYIEMTLQVEAHDPDDLPRLERPAPYRKSNGHKGKGGGRRGGRRRGGGHGKSA; from the coding sequence ATGCACCAATTGAGCGATTCTTCCGATACCCAGCGGGTACTGACCGATACACGGTTCGACACGTTTCAACTCGATGACCGCATTCAGCGCGGACTGGCCGAGGCCGGTTTCGAGTTCTGTACGCCAATTCAGGACCGCACGTTGCCGCTGGCGCTGGTCGGCCGGGACGTGGCCGGCCAGGCGCGGACCGGCACCGGCAAGACTGCCGCGTTTCTGCTAACCATTTTCCACAAACTGTTGTCCTCGGACAGCCCCGAGCAGCGCGGCCCCAACCCGCGCGCTATTGTCGTTGCACCGACGCGGGAGCTGGCCATTCAGATCCATCGTGACGCCGAGCAGCTCGGTCGGTTTACGGGGCTGCGCAGCATCCTGACCTATGGTGGTGTCGATTACGGCAAGCAGCGTGACCAGATCGCCGCCGGCGTTGACCTGCTCATCGGGACGCCGGGTCGTCTCATCGACTATCTCAGGCAGGGCGTCTACAGCCTGCGCCATATCGAGGTGGCGGTGCTTGACGAGGCCGACCGCATGTTCGATCTCGGCTTCATCAAGGATATCCGCTTCCTGTTCCGCAAGATGCCGCCGGTCGAGCGTCGCCAGACGCTGATGTTCTCGGCGACCTTTCCGCTCAAGGTGACTGAGTTGGCCTACGAGCACATGAACGACGCCGAAACGATTCGCTTCGAGGAGGAGCAGGTCACGAGCGACCGGGTGCGCCAGGTGGTCTACTACCCGGCCAATCGGGAAAAGCTGCCGTTGCTGGTCCAGCTGCTTCGCGCCTGGGAGGACGGCCATGTGATGGTGTTCGTCAACACCCGCCACGAGACCGAGCGTGTTGCCCGCACACTGGAGGCCAACGGGATCAACGCCGCCATGCTCTCGGGCAATGTCCCGCAAAGAAAGCGGCAGAGCCTGCTCAAGCGCTTCCATGGCGGCGACATTGACGTGCTGGTGGCGACCGATGTGGCTGCCCGGGGCCTGCATATCCCCGATGTCAGTCACGTGATCAATTACGACCTGCCCCAGGATGCGGCGGACTACGTGCACCGGATCGGCCGCACGGCGCGCCTGGGCGCTACCGGCGACGCGGTCAGCTTCGCCTGCGAGGACTCTGCCTTTTATCTGCCTGAAATCGAGGAATACATCGAAATGACGCTGCAGGTCGAGGCCCACGATCCGGATGATCTGCCGCGGCTGGAGCGACCGGCGCCGTACAGAAAAAGCAATGGACACAAAGGCAAGGGCGGTGGTCGTCGCGGTGGCCGGAGGCGCGGAGGGGGTCACGGCAAGAGCGCGTGA
- the ftsE gene encoding cell division ATP-binding protein FtsE, with product MIVFEQVAKRYPGGVQALTDVSFSLQRGELAFLTGRSGAGKSTLLKLIALLERPSRGRVIFDGRNIGQMSRRQIPWLRRCIGIVFQDHALLSDRRIFDNVALPLVIAGAPYSEIRRRVHAALDKVDLLDKQRMYPPMLSGGQQQRVGIARAIVGKPPLLLADEPTGNLDPELSADLMQFFVQLNELGTTVLIASHDLDLIRRLGRRVMVLDDGRLVDEVEARPERSE from the coding sequence ATGATCGTGTTCGAGCAGGTCGCCAAGCGCTACCCCGGCGGCGTCCAGGCGTTGACCGACGTCAGCTTTTCGCTGCAGCGGGGTGAGCTGGCGTTTCTGACCGGACGCTCCGGGGCAGGCAAGTCCACGCTGCTCAAGCTGATCGCGCTGCTGGAGCGTCCGAGCCGCGGCCGGGTCATTTTCGACGGGCGCAACATCGGCCAGATGTCGCGCCGGCAGATTCCATGGCTGCGTCGCTGCATCGGAATCGTCTTTCAGGACCATGCCCTGCTGTCTGATCGCCGCATTTTCGATAACGTCGCCCTGCCGCTGGTCATTGCCGGCGCGCCCTACTCGGAGATCCGGCGGCGTGTGCATGCTGCGCTCGACAAGGTGGATCTGCTCGACAAGCAGCGCATGTATCCGCCGATGCTCTCAGGCGGACAGCAGCAGCGGGTCGGTATTGCTCGCGCCATTGTCGGCAAACCCCCGCTGCTGCTGGCCGATGAGCCGACCGGTAACCTCGACCCGGAGCTGTCAGCCGACCTGATGCAGTTCTTCGTGCAGCTCAATGAGCTGGGAACAACCGTTCTGATTGCCAGCCACGACCTGGACCTGATTCGCCGTTTGGGTCGGCGCGTGATGGTTCTGGACGATGGTCGCCTGGTCGATGAGGTCGAGGCGCGGCCGGAGCGCTCCGAATGA